One part of the Musa acuminata AAA Group cultivar baxijiao chromosome BXJ1-5, Cavendish_Baxijiao_AAA, whole genome shotgun sequence genome encodes these proteins:
- the LOC135673955 gene encoding uncharacterized protein LOC135673955, with protein MALYGTSDALMCRAFPTTLRGPASAWYNGLRTETVASFDQLARDFELKFLASARSKPSVALLLGLHQREDESLSHFVNRFATQIRGLSDAHPSLLMQAFMAGLRPSRFFWSLVERPPTALPEMLQRANQFVAVEAWMAGKQEERTRVRPKPAPGQQPAATRRRLDRSDPPTPRPPLPPLGASRTEIFLQIKERGLLRAPVPMKNPRELTDQSKHCRFHKQSGHDTEECRELKREPSPRPEGPAERRIDVITRGPAIGGTSTSGRKAYARSARTDAPQCGPDPKVAFPPEDVKRPEHDDALVIMARIANAQVRRIMIDTGSSIDVLYLDAFLKLGLTKESLKPICLALTGFTDDSVSPLGTVTLPLTLGAPPRTKTVMSTFLVVDLPTAYNAILGRPTLNKIRAVVSTYH; from the exons ATGGCACTGTATGGAACCTCTGACGCTCTAATGTGTAGGGCGTTCCCCACAACTCTAAGAGGACCAGCCAGCGCGTGGTACAACGGCCTGAGGACCGAGACAGTCGCCTCATTTGACCAGCTCGCCAGAGACTTCGAGCTCAAGTTCTTGGCCAGTGCTCGGTCGAAACCGTCCGTTGCCTTGCTTCTCGGACTGCACCAGAGGGAGGATGAGTccctctcccactttgtgaacCGTTTTGCAACACAAATCCGGGGATTAtctgatgctcacccctctctgttgatgcaggcGTTCATGGCAGGACTGCGACCTTCCcgattcttctggtccctcgttGAGAGACCTCCCACCGCGCTACCTGAGATGCTTCAACGGGCGAACCAGTTCGTCGCGGTTGAGGCTTGGATGGCTGGAAAGCAAGAAGAACGCACGAGGGTCAGACCGAAGCCGGCTCCCGGGCAGCAACCTGCCGCGACTAGGCGCAGGCTGGACCGATCCGACCCCCCCACTCCGAGGCCTCCTCTTCCCCCCCTAGGCGCATCCCGAACGGAGATATTTCTCCAGATAAAGGAGAGAGGGTTACTCAGGGCTCCCGTCCCGATGAAAAACCCACGAGAGCTCACCGACCAGTCCAAGCATTGTCGCTTTCACAAGCAAAGCGGGCATGACACCGAAGAATGCCGCGAACTGAAACG GGAGCCCTCGCCTCGCCCGGAGGGCCCCGCGGAGCGCCGCATCGATGTCATCACTAGAGGACCGGCGATTGGGGGAACCAGCACGTCCGGGAGGAAGGCATACGCCCGTTCCGCCAGGACTGACGCTCCCCAATGCGGCCCCGACCCCAAGGTCGCATTCCCTCCCGAGGACGTCAAGCGACCAGAGCATGACGACGCGCTTGTGATAATGGCTCGAATCGCTAATGCCCAGGTAAGGAGAATCATGATCGACACCGGGAGCTCAATCGACGTGCTCTATCTGGATGCCTTTCTAAAGTTGGGGTTAACCAAAGAATCCCTGAAGCCTATCTGCTTAGCGCTCACGGGATTCACCGACGATTCGGTCTCACCATTGGGGACTGTTACCTTGCCCCTGACCTTGGGAGCGCCGCCCAGAACAAAGACGGTGATGTCCACCTTCTTGGTGGTAGATCTTCCTACTGCTTACAATGCCATCCTTGGCCGCCccaccctcaacaaaatcagagctgTAGTCTCCACCTACCATTAG
- the LOC103985977 gene encoding arogenate dehydratase/prephenate dehydratase 2, chloroplastic: MALRLPPPAASAANITSKNRGRFAGRIDIRAAANQKVEHDRSREVYTSRPRKSPSPLGTAEEMASRLGHDIAVANLERLFRQQTAGGDRPPADGGSSGRPVRVAYQGSRGSYCQEAAARAFPSSACEAFPCAHMEDAFAVLEDHSADRAVVPAENSLDGPIDRNLDLLLRHPGVRILGELVLPVNHCLLSLPGAPRSGLRRVISHPQALSHCRRSLEALALEVDEVCSAAEAAQFVAENRVADTAVIGSKMAAREFGLWVLEPDFQDQHLGGNFNRFLQLGLPSHAQGLSSSSSTSGRRSEQKTTVAFTLEDGASDLFRAMWIFETRGVKVLRVDHRPNRAKPLRVVERGGDGLGTATYLDYVFVLDLVGSASDPAVKAALAQMKEIAGFVRVLGSYVCTCHAR, from the coding sequence ATGGCGCTCAGGCTTCCTCCTCCGGCGGCTTCTGCTGCTAACATTACCAGCAAGAACAGAGGACGCTTTGCTGGGCGTATCGATATCAGAGCTGCTGCCAATCAGAAGGTAGAGCATGATAGGAGCAGAGAGGTCTACACCTCTCGTCCTCGTAAGAGCCCCTCGCCTTTGGGAACGGCCGAGGAGATGGCCTCGCGCTTGGGCCACGACATCGCAGTTGCCAACCTCGAGCGCCTCTTCCGGCAACAGACCGCCGGGGGGGATCGTCCGCCTGCCGACGGTGGCTCATCCGGCCGCCCGGTCCGCGTGGCCTACCAGGGCTCCCGCGGTTCCTACTGCCAGGAGGCCGCCGCCCGGGCCTTCCCCTCCTCGGCCTGCGAGGCCTTCCCCTGTGCCCACATGGAGGACGCCTTCGCCGTCCTCGAGGACCACTCGGCGGACCGGGCCGTGGTGCCCGCCGAGAACTCCCTCGACGGGCCCATCGATCGCAACCTcgacctcctcctccgccacccgGGCGTCCGCATCCTGGGCGAGCTCGTCCTCCCCGTGAACCATTGCTTGCTCTCCCTCCCGGGCGCGCCCAGATCCGGCCTCCGCCGGGTCATCAGCCACCCGCAGGCCCTGTCCCACTGCCGCCGGAGCCTGGAGGCCCTCGCCCTGGAGGTCGACGAGGTCTGCAGCGCCGCGGAAGCCGCCCAGTTCGTGGCGGAGAACCGGGTCGCGGACACCGCGGTCATCGGGAGTAAGATGGCCGCCCGGGAGTTCGGCCTGTGGGTCCTGGAGCCCGATTTCCAGGACCAACACCTGGGCGGCAATTTCAACCGCTTCCTCCAGCTCGGGCTACCGTCCCACGCCCAGGGCCTGTCGTCGTCATCCTCCACCAGCGGACGCAGGTCGGAGCAAAAGACCACCGTGGCCTTCACTCTGGAGGACGGGGCGTCGGACCTGTTCCGAGCGATGTGGATCTTCGAGACCCGAGGCGTCAAGGTGTTGCGCGTCGACCACCGGCCGAACCGCGCGAAGCCTCTCCGGGTGGTGGAGAGGGGCGGGGACGGGCTGGGGACGGCGACGTACCTCGACTACGTCTTCGTCTTGGACTTGGTAGGGAGCGCATCGGACCCCGCCGTCAAGGCCGCTCTCGCACAAATGAAGGAGATCGCCGGCTTCGTGCGCGTGCTCGGTAGCTACGTCTGCACGTGCCACGCCCGCTGA
- the LOC135674218 gene encoding pentatricopeptide repeat-containing protein At4g38150-like, protein MSMAMASAAVHRSFLSSSSFSFERLFLCILASSRLHSPGFKLTTTFSLPLHTYRRNVAIPPGVVIPRFSSGRPLLFASVRSFSASSSSKNTNSTASFDWSDDEEDGGDQIKTKAKEIDKSRLPPPYDPFNKKPVVEEPRDPSDLQEIFHRMRTEGLTNHAIKMFDALSKDGLIHEALQLLTIIKDKGTMPDVVAHTAVLEAYANAGGHAKEAIRTYERMLASGVSPNAYTFAVLIKGLAKDGRLPESRKYLLEMMGRGMRPNAGTYIAVFEAYLREQREDDARALLEEMREKGFMPEENAVRETIGKRGQVYRGIMNLLFGK, encoded by the coding sequence ATGTCCATGGCAATGGCCTCTGCTGCTGTCCATCGATCCTTCCTCTCCTCGTCTTCCTTCTCCTTCGAGCGCCTTTTTCTCTGCATCCTTGCTTCTAGTCGCTTGCACTCCCCCGGGTTCAAGCTCACCACCACCTTCTCCCTTCCCTTGCACACGTACCGACGCAATGTGGCCATTCCTCCCGGCGTCGTCATCCCCCGTTTCTCATCAGGGCGTCCCCTCCTCTTTGCTTCCGTTCGCAGCTTCTCGGCGTCCTCCAGCTCCAAGAACACCAACAGCACCGCCTCCTTCGACTGGTCCGACGACGAGGAGGACGGCGGCGATCAGATAAAGACGAAGGCGAAGGAGATCGACAAGAGCCGGCTGCCCCCTCCCTACGACCCTTTCAACAAGAAGCCTGTGGTGGAGGAGCCCCGCGATCCATCCGACCTGCAGGAGATCTTCCACCGGATGCGCACCGAGGGCCTCACCAACCACGCCATCAAGATGTTCGACGCCCTGTCCAAGGACGGCCTCATTCACGAGGCCCTGCAGCTCTTGACCATCATCAAGGACAAGGGCACCATGCCCGACGTCGTCGCCCACACCGCCGTCCTCGAGGCCTACGCCAACGCCGGCGGCCACGCGAAGGAGGCCATCCGCACCTACGAGCGCATGCTCGCCTCCGGCGTGTCCCCGAATGCCTACACCTTCGCCGTCCTCATCAAGGGCCTTGCCAAAGATGGGAGGCTCCCGGAGTCTCGTAAATACCTTTTAGAGATGATGGGGAGGGGCATGCGCCCCAACGCTGGCACCTACATTGCGGTCTTCGAGGCCTACCTTCGGGAGCAGAGGGAAGACGACGCCAGGGCCCTGCTGGAGGAGATGAGAGAGAAGGGCTTCATGCCCGAGGAGAATGCAGTCAGGGAGACCATCGGCAAGCGCGGTCAGGTATATAGAGGCATCATGAACCTGCTCTTCGGCAAGTGA
- the LOC103985832 gene encoding patatin-like protein 6 isoform X1 has product MLVPLQLTKRNEEEIAMAVAAEEEEEEKLGFDTDKLSYEIFSILESKFLFGCDDTKLWVPAAPPLAPSSAVLPVAAAADSVKSQRGKVCVLCIDGGGGCGMRGILPGKVLAYLEHALKSKSGDPNARISDYFDVAAGTGVGGVLASMLFATRDGSLPLFRADDTWRFFVDRGERLFRKASPSPSSSGFLRCLFPGGGGSTTAAMERAMKEVFGKGLTLRDTVKPVLIPCYDLRSSAPFVFSRADALESESFDFRLWEVCRATWAELGRFEPAEISSVDGATSCVAVDGGLAMSNPAAAAITHVLHNKQEFPFVRGVEDLMVLSLGCGEVAVTEHLKLSRWGPKQGARPIARIAADGAADLVDHAVGLAFGQCRSSNYVRVQANGWNTGMCSVDVDHDASLGNVKVLLEAAEEMLRQKNVESVLFGGKRITEQTNMEKLDWLAGELVVEHQRRNCRIAPTVAFKQAVTKSSMSQAI; this is encoded by the exons ATGCTGGTGCCGTTGCAACTGACTAAGAGGAACGAGGAGGAGATAGCAATGGcggtggcggcggaggaggaggaggaggagaagctcgGCTTCGACACCGACAAGCTAAGCTACGAAATCTTCTCTATTCTGGAAAGCAAGTTCCTTTTTGGCTGCGACGACACCAAACTCTGGGTCCCTGCGGCTCCTCCTTTGGCCCCCTCCTCCGCCGTCTTGCCAGTGGCGGCTGCGGCGGATTCCGTCAAGAGCCAGAGGGGCAAGGTCTGCGTGCTCTGCATTGATGGCGGCGGTGGCTGCGGGATGCGCGGTATCCTCCCCGGGAAGGTCCTCGCCTACCTCGAGCACGCCCTCAAGTCCAAGTCTGGGGACCCCAACGCGCGGATCTCCGACTACTTCGACGTTGCCGCAGGCACCGGCGTCGGGGGCGTCCTGGCCTCCATGCTCTTCGCCACCCGCGACGGCTCCCTCCCTCTCTTCCGCGCCGACGACACCTGGCGCTTCTTCGTGGACCGCGGGGAGCGCCTTTTTCGAAAGGCGTCGCCTTCGCCCTCCTCCTCGGGGTTCCTCCGCTGCCTCTTTCCAGGAGGCGGAGGGTCAACGACGGCGGCAATGGAGAGGGCCATGAAGGAAGTGTTCGGCAAGGGCCTCACTCTGCGGGACACGGTGAAGCCCGTGCTGATCCCGTGCTACGACCTGCGGAGCTCTGCCCCGTTCGTGTTCTCGCGCGCCGACGCCTTGGAGAGCGAGAGCTTCGACTTCCGTCTGTGGGAAGTGTGCCGGGCCACGTGGGCCGAGCTTGGGCGGTTCGAGCCGGCGGAGATCAGCTCGGTGGACGGAGCCACCTCCTGCGTCGCCGTCGACGGCGGGCTGGCGATGAGCAACCCGGCGGCGGCGGCCATCACCCACGTCCTCCACAACAAGCAGGAGTTCCCCTTCGTCCGCGGGGTGGAGGACCTCATGGTTCTCTCCCTCGGCTGCGGGGAGGTGGCGGTGACGGAGCATCTGAAGCTCAGCCGGTGGGGGCCCAAGCAAGGGGCCCGTCCCATCGCGCGGATAGCCGCCGACGGCGCGGCCGACCTCGTGGACCACGCCGTCGGGCTCGCCTTCGGCCAGTGTCGGAGCTCCAACTACGTGCGAGTCCAG GCTAATGGTTGGAACACGGGAATGTGCAGCGTGGATGTGGACCACGACGCGAGCCTAGGGAACGTGAAGGTGCTGTTGGAGGCAGCGGAGGAGATGCTGAGGCAGAAGAATGTTGAGTCGGTGTTATTTGGCGGGAAGAGGATTACCGAGCAGACGAACATGGAGAAgcttgattggcttgcaggggaaCTCGTGGTGGAGCACCAGAGAAGGAATTGCCGAATAGCTCCCACTGTTGCATTCAAGCAAGCAGTCACCAAGTCTTCCATGTCTCAGGCCATTTAG
- the LOC103985832 gene encoding patatin-like protein 6 isoform X2, which produces MLVPLQLTKRNEEEIAMAVAAEEEEEEKLGFDTDKLSYEIFSILESKFLFGCDDTKLWVPAAPPLAPSSAVLPVAAAADSVKSQRGKVCVLCIDGGGGCGMRGILPGKVLAYLEHALKSKSGDPNARISDYFDVAAGTGVGGVLASMLFATRDGSLPLFRADDTWRFFVDRGERLFRKASPSPSSSGFLRCLFPGGGGSTTAAMERAMKEVFGKGLTLRDTVKPVLIPCYDLRSSAPFVFSRADALESESFDFRLWEVCRATWAELGRFEPAEISSVDGATSCVAVDGGLAMSNPAAAAITHVLHNKQEFPFVRGVEDLMVLSLGCGEVAVTEHLKLSRWGPKQGARPIARIAADGAADLVDHAVGLAFGQCRSSNYVRVQRGCGPRREPREREGAVGGSGGDAEAEEC; this is translated from the exons ATGCTGGTGCCGTTGCAACTGACTAAGAGGAACGAGGAGGAGATAGCAATGGcggtggcggcggaggaggaggaggaggagaagctcgGCTTCGACACCGACAAGCTAAGCTACGAAATCTTCTCTATTCTGGAAAGCAAGTTCCTTTTTGGCTGCGACGACACCAAACTCTGGGTCCCTGCGGCTCCTCCTTTGGCCCCCTCCTCCGCCGTCTTGCCAGTGGCGGCTGCGGCGGATTCCGTCAAGAGCCAGAGGGGCAAGGTCTGCGTGCTCTGCATTGATGGCGGCGGTGGCTGCGGGATGCGCGGTATCCTCCCCGGGAAGGTCCTCGCCTACCTCGAGCACGCCCTCAAGTCCAAGTCTGGGGACCCCAACGCGCGGATCTCCGACTACTTCGACGTTGCCGCAGGCACCGGCGTCGGGGGCGTCCTGGCCTCCATGCTCTTCGCCACCCGCGACGGCTCCCTCCCTCTCTTCCGCGCCGACGACACCTGGCGCTTCTTCGTGGACCGCGGGGAGCGCCTTTTTCGAAAGGCGTCGCCTTCGCCCTCCTCCTCGGGGTTCCTCCGCTGCCTCTTTCCAGGAGGCGGAGGGTCAACGACGGCGGCAATGGAGAGGGCCATGAAGGAAGTGTTCGGCAAGGGCCTCACTCTGCGGGACACGGTGAAGCCCGTGCTGATCCCGTGCTACGACCTGCGGAGCTCTGCCCCGTTCGTGTTCTCGCGCGCCGACGCCTTGGAGAGCGAGAGCTTCGACTTCCGTCTGTGGGAAGTGTGCCGGGCCACGTGGGCCGAGCTTGGGCGGTTCGAGCCGGCGGAGATCAGCTCGGTGGACGGAGCCACCTCCTGCGTCGCCGTCGACGGCGGGCTGGCGATGAGCAACCCGGCGGCGGCGGCCATCACCCACGTCCTCCACAACAAGCAGGAGTTCCCCTTCGTCCGCGGGGTGGAGGACCTCATGGTTCTCTCCCTCGGCTGCGGGGAGGTGGCGGTGACGGAGCATCTGAAGCTCAGCCGGTGGGGGCCCAAGCAAGGGGCCCGTCCCATCGCGCGGATAGCCGCCGACGGCGCGGCCGACCTCGTGGACCACGCCGTCGGGCTCGCCTTCGGCCAGTGTCGGAGCTCCAACTACGTGCGAGTCCAG CGTGGATGTGGACCACGACGCGAGCCTAGGGAACGTGAAGGTGCTGTTGGAGGCAGCGGAGGAGATGCTGAGGCAGAAGAATGTTGA